AGACCTGCTGGAAACATTTCTGCGGGACAGGATCGTGAAGTTCCCAGCTTAGAACCCGGACTTTAAACTTCAATCGCTTTTCTGGGTGGAGGGTGTGAGTGAGGTTTTCGTGGATGCGGTGGAGTGGTGGTGGCTGGAGGATGTGTATTGGGGATTCTGCATTCACGTTCCTCGCTCGCCAACAAGTAACGCGGAGATCTGCTCTGAAAAAAGGACGACGGCTGCATGGGCACGGAAGGTTGAATTGTTCTGGGAGGATGAGCTAGCGCTCGAGATGGGCCAGCATAAGTATGCGAGTTCTGAGTACTTTTCTGGAGAGGGGTTTGTTTTGAGGGTGGATTATGCGATTCAGATGGAGAGGTTTGCGGTCAAGGCTGGAGAAGAGGTCTTTGAGTTGTTAGCAGCCATTATGCGGAGAAAGGGGCTGGAGGAGAGATTGGGGAGGAGGGAGATGAGGAATATACTtgcgacggcgaagctttGCGCTGGGGAGCAATTGAATGTGCAGCTTTGAGCAAGCTGCGCGTCGTTGTTTCACGGATGTGACTGTATGCTCAACGGCATGGAGTGCCCTCCGGCGGCCCAGCCATCGGTGTTGCACGAAGTTATAACCAGGTACCTGGATTCGGAGCGTTCAACCTTACCGCTGGGCTGATTCGCAGTGTGGCCATTCTCAACTCCGAAGGCCGGCAGGATCTTCACACAAAGAGTGTCGGATTCTGCAGCGCAATTGTACAAGATGGACACCGCGGCTTCTGCAGCAACGACCAGAGCCATGTCAGGTGTGCATACCTCCCTTCTGACGCGGCTCCAGGCAACTGATGCGAGCATAGAGTCACCACACACTCCCAGCGATGATGGGAGGCGATCAGATCCCTTACAGCTCCCGCCCGAAATCCGCAATCAGATCTACAAGCTCGTTGTCTCCCATCCGAACGCGCACTCAGTCGTCACCTACAAGGTCGACCAGCAGCAAGACGCCATGACACCGCCGCCAGCCCTCGTACTGGCGGCTCAAGAGGCTTCTCGTGTACCACGCGGAAAACACAGCAGTCGCGAAATGGTTGGCAGCATTCGGAAAGTTCCACGTCCCTTTGATCATGCGATTTCATCTAAACAGTCGGAACGGTCACCACTACCTCATCAACCTGTCTCATGCCATGGCTACCTCGACGGGCTACGAGGTGACTACCAGCAGGCTTGAGAGGTCATATCGGGGTTCAGGGTTGAAGTGTGTTCGTAATGCACTGCTGGAGGCGCAGGCGCGGGTTATGCTGAGCGATGGGCTTGGAAGACGTGCAGACGGATCGGTGTTCATGACTGCGAGGCTGCTTTGGTCATTGATCTACCGCGAGTCATTGCCGTACCTGTATGGGGGCGAGGAAGCTTGATTTGTTATCCGTCAAATGAAGGACAGCCTGAGAGGACAAGGGCTGTTAGACCAGTCCTTGAACGCATTTCCATTCCCTCTGCGTGTTCAGCAGCGTAGTCGGAGTAGTTCAGAAGATACTTTTAGATATATTGCTGACAGCATAGGCTTATTGCAATCGTCTGAAACCTTTCGCTGTGTCGATGTGGTGTCAAGAAATGATGAGTGAACAATGGCCCAAAGCAGCATCCCAGACCTCGGCTGAACCCTTCGGCCGAAGCCAACCTCACCTCTTGGACATCTACATAACAATGCCATCATAACAATGCCATCAAACTATACATGCCGACCAGCTCCTTCTCCTCTCGCACCCAGAATCTGCACCGAAACATTCAACTACGCAACCTCATCACATCTCAAGCAACGATGGGCGAAGGCGGGCACATCCACGTCTACCTGGACTGCAACTCTCCATGGTCCTACATGGCCTATACAAAACTGCGGCAATCGCGCCCAGCCCTCCTGCAACATGGCGTCACAATCGAAATGCACCCTATCTTCCTTGGTGGAGTCAACGTTGGGAGTGGAAACAAGCCGCCGTGGACTTTACCTGCGAAAGCGAAGTTGGGGAATTATGAATTGCCAAGAGGCATGAAGTACTTCGGGACTGAGACGTTGAGTGCGCCGAGCTTCTTTCCGATCATGAGCCTTTTGGTGAGTTATCTTGCTCTGAGAATGAGAAAGGGTGCTGATGTGGTGTTTTCAGCCGATGAGGTGTATGCTTTATGCCAAGGAGAATTATCCGTATGAGCAGTACGAGGATGCCTTTGGGGACTTGTGGAGGTTCCTTTGGATCGAACATAAGGATGTCAGTAAGCCAGAGGTGTTGGCAGAGTGTCTTGGGAAGCATTTCAAGAAGGAGGATGTGGAGAAGAGTAAGTATGGTTGCCACAGTGGCTGATGCGATACGCTAACGATGTCTAGTCGTCAAAAGTGGTACTGATCCGAAGTATAAAAAAATGTTGGTTGATGAGACTGCGATGCTGGTTGAAAAGGGTGCTTATGGAGCACCATGGTTCCTCGTCAAGAATAAACAGGGCGTTGAGGAGCCATTCTTCGGAAGTGATAGGTCAGCGGAGAATGTCCTGCGATCTTCGTTGATATTATATGCTGACGGCTACATCCAGGTTCCATTTCATCTATCAGTTCTTAGGGATACCATTCCAGGATATAAAGGTACTTCCGCCAAGCTCGGCGTCCAAGCTGTAGGGCATGACCTACGTACGGACGAGGTCACCGCGCAAGACCAATACGAACACGACATCGTTCGACGCGACTACTTCGTAGATACTTAGCTACCTCATAGAAGCCGGAGGACATATCATGACTATGGAATTTCGCACGCTTCTGGTGCCCCTGCCATGCCACGCGCCATGCTATCGATCGACCGGCGATCCCTTGCGCCACAATCCCTGGAAGGGTCGGGTTCTCCAACAGCATGTTCTCATTACGTATCGATAACTCATCTTCGAGGCCTGACTCCCTTGTATCTCGTGCTTCCATCATCCAGGACTTTCCCATCAGATAGGGCGAGAACACCGAGATTCCTTCTCAAAAGCTCGACATCAGGCACAATTGGTCCACCGCTATGCTCACGTTGGAAAGCCTCGATGACTTCCAAGACCTTCGCCTCGACATCAGGTTGCCGCTGGTTGTGGCCGCTCGTAACTCTAAGTCGAGCAATGTTCGCAACAGGCGCGGTCCACGTCGGGTCACCGATTGTGTTCTCCTTTGTGCACTCGAGGTATCTCTCATACATGGTACCACCCACGAGCGTCAACCGACAATGGAACTCCTCATGTTGGAAATAAGCGCGTGCGTTCTTGGCGTAGTGGAGGGTAAACCAGCGCGTCATGGGAATCCTGGATGCGAGACGGCTCAGAAAAGCCTCAAGGCGATCACTGTGTTCTTGGTCACCCATGCTAGACAGGACAAGGCCTCGTGCCCTATGGTACCGGGGAAGGAACTCGCTCCGCATTTGCCGGTTCACCAGAGAGGCCGAGGGGTTGAGTCGCGATGCATTCCTCGGGTTTCGTTGCATTGGAGTGATGTCTTCGCACTCGTCGTCGGCAACAATGTTCTGAACAGAGAGGTCGTAGATTCGGTCGCGCAGTTCTGCAGGAAGCCTAAAGAAATCGAAGAAGCCCTTGCGAGTGCTGCTGATATGATCTGAGCTAGCGGCCTGCGCTGCAGATTCGTGGTGATTTGCTGTATCCATGTTGTCGAAGGCTGTATTGGATTCTGACAGATGTGCTTCGCTTTTCGCAGGCGATATTTGAATTTCGGATATTGCTGCAATATGGTAGCCTCTTGGGTGTCAAATTTACGACCGACAAAGTGGGCGTGGGGGCTCAGGGCTTTAAGAAGATCCACCCAGTGCTGTCTGTGTTGTGTCAATTCCCTGATCTGGCTTTGTGTGAACCAAAAGGCGTGAACAATACTCATTCACGGGAGCGCAACTTTGACTCGATCTTCATTATTCACGACTGGACCGATCAAAAAGAGCATATGGGCCTCTGTCATTGTCTCGTCCACGTCTGGGTTCCTGCCGCAAGATAGCAAAGCGCTCTGTCATCGCTTTGCATCACCTCACGCTCGTCGATCTTCCCATCTTGCCCTAGAGGACGACTCAACGGTACGGTGCCTTCATTCGATCAAAGCTCCTCATGGCGCGCCGCCTGATGCTTCCCACCAAGCTTCGCCATGTCCATCCTCCACACCAAGCACTTGTCCGCCTCTATGCCCCCTCTCTCGATTTTCGCTCCCGGTCGATTGCTGTCCAAAGTTAGCCATCCACAATGCACTTTTCTTACACTCGTTCACTTACCACTTGCTGACGACACGTGCGAAAGCTTCCAAACAATCCAGCTCATTCACATGCACACCACGCACCCTCGTAGCCCCATCACAATATTCGGCGTTGCCCAGCTTACCGGCTTCACACTCAACGCTAGCATGAATCTCGAGATCATCGTAGATGAAGATCATCTGCACGCCCGGCTCGGAGGGTCCGATGGGAATGACGGGGATGAGATCACATGCCTGATGGACTGCAGTGAATGCGGCCTTCGTGGGAATGGAGTGAGTCTTCTGGTTGAGGCACGTGATGGCCTCGGCATTCTTGCCGATACTAACATTAGGTCAAAGACTGTAGGTGCTGAGATCGAGAGTGGCGGATGTGGCGGATGTGGCGGATGTGTTGTAGGTAGTGAGAAGGACGAGTTTTGGGGTCTCGTCGATAAAGGCGGAGATCGGGCTGGTAGTGATACCGAAGGTGGTGAAGAGGCCCAATCGGACGAGGAGGCTGGAGAGGAGCATGGTGGCGGTCGTGATGTGGATTGGAGGTGGTTTTGGCGCGGTGTTGATGGTCGAGGGTAGTCGGAATAAACCTGATGTAGGCGAGTCTTGAGGTCCTTAAGAATCGTTCGATGTCAAGAACATGTGGCCACGTTGGAGGTGGGGGGCTTGTGCTTCGCCCCTCAACGGAGCGAGTGAATGCTGCGGCGCTTCTCTTCACGCGAAAGAGGTAGACGCCGGGCCACTCGTGGCGTGCCCTCGACCAAGCAGCTGCAATTGCGCGGCAAGAGCGTCTGGCATCATTGCGTGGAGGCAGCTTTGTCCTCGAGGCATAGAACCGACTGATCGCACAACGTGTGGCCCGCTTTTGTAGAGCTGAGCGGGCCAGGCCACGGAACTGCACCTTAGACTACTGAAGGCCAGATTGTGGGCTCGAGGCACCGCGAAGCGATGCTCACCTAATGTACATCTTCTATCTATATCCACATCAGACTCCCCACTGATTCCTCTTTTGTACACATCATCCATCAAGTATAACCTTCTTCTCCCTCCCCCTCCACACCTCAGCAGCTTTCGCAAACATCTCCCTCGCCGGGACTTTACTCTTCAACCTCGCACACAGCAAGAAAGCCCCACTCAACTTCCGATGAAGACTATACGTCTCCTCCGGCGGAGGCGCCAAACGCTCTCTCAGCATCAAGCCGATATTAGTCCTGACTCGGTCTGTGATCGTCTGATCCTCAAAGTCGTAGAATTCTGGAGCACTCTCCACGAATGGCTCCGCCAGAACCATGATACTGTCAATATGAGCTTTCAGCATTTCCTTGCTCTCTTGACCGGTGAGGTAGCCTAGTTCGATGGACAAGTCGCGGCAGGCGTCGCGGTCATTGCGGGAGGCGGCAATGAGAAGTTCGACGTAGGGTTGGACGAACTTGTCGGGAAACTCGCGGCTAGCGCCAAAGTCGAGGAGTTCGAGCTTTTTCGTCTCACGGTTGTAGAGGAAGTTGGTCCAATTGGGATCGGTTTGCATGAACTGCCATTCCATCAATTCACGGAGGGAGAGGCGTAACACTTGTGTGCCGATCCAGTCGCGTTCGGCCTGTGTGAGGTCTTTGATTTTGGTGACAGCTGTACCGTGGAGAAATTCTGCTGTCAACACATCCGCACCCGAAGCTTCGGTGTAGACTGTCGGCACAGTGAATGTATCTGGCTCATCAATGACAAGTTCTTCTTTGAACTTGACGCAGGCTTTCGCTTCGCGCTCATAGTCACACTCCCATCCAAGCTCTGTTCGAGCATTGGCGATGGTCTTGTCAAGGAACAGACCTTTCGGCAGTAGCTGTGACGCCGTCAGGAGCAGAGACAGGTTGTTCAGATCCGAGTCGATACTATCGCGAACACCAGGATACTGAATCTTGACAGCTACTTCCTGCTCGTTCAATTTCAGTGTCGCTTTATGGACTTGTCCAATACTGGCCGCTGCGAATGGCTTCTCTTCAAACTTCGAGAACAGATCTCGCCAATCTGCACCAAGGTTGCGAACCAGGACCTTGTCGCGCTGGGACGCTGGCATATAGTCCGCGCTGTCTTGCACACGCTGTAGTACGGCGTTGATTGTAGGTGGCAGCACTTTCGAGTCTTGGAAGCTGATCATCTGGCCTAGCTTGAGAGCTGCACCTCTCATCCGGCTGAGCTTGGCAACCAGGCGGTCGATGTTACCTTCGCTGAGCAACAGGCTACCTCCATTGGCAGGACTACCACCAGTGAAGCGCCTGAAGCCTTCTCCGACTGCTCCAAATGCCATGCTTGTGGCCAATCCACTGTACTGCCAGATGCGTCCGAATCGAGTTGCTGGTACTCTTGACTCGTGCAACTCATACTGCTTCTCTTCAGGTTCTGATGGAGCTGCAGCTTCCTTGGCGATAGCTGCTGCGAGGTCCTGCGTCTCGACGTCGTGCTGCGCTGTGTCCGTTTCTGGTACTGACTTTGCAGCTTCATGATCCTGAGTGGGCTGTCCAGCAACCTGCTGCGATGCTTGCTCACGCTTTCGTTGTTCCTCGGCCTTCACCATCTCGGGCAGCGGCTTCGGCGGTAGCCTTTGACGCGTAGCGTAAGGATTCTCTGCTGTCTGTCCTGCCTGGCCAAGCATGCGAGATACTCTCGGACTGTGGAATGCATCGATGTTGATGTCTCCTGGCAGTTGATCGAGCGTGTCAGATACGGAAGGCGAGGGAAATGTGTCCTGATTGAGGTCTCGGTGTGCCGGTACAGGAGGCTGCTCTGCATGTTCCGGCAAGCTAGAGTCCACATTGGAAGGACGTTCTGTCGTGTCTGCAGCTGGTCGTTGATTGAAAGTGTCTTGTCCATAGATGCTTCGATTGGCAGGCTGTGTATTTGCCGCAGTAGTCGGTAAGGGATCTTGCGTGCCACTCTCCAAAGTCACCACGATCTCGGTCCAGGCCTTGCCCTTCTCTCGTAGTGTCCGCACGTGGTCCACTGCGACGGGAAAACGTGTCCTCATCTTGGACTTCAGCAGCGCTGTGACCTTCTGCCAATCCTTCGTGTTCTCCCACGTCTCCTCTATCTCCACAATCTCATCCGGCGATAGCCTCTTCATCACGGGCTTCACCTCTTGCTGTGCGTCTCCCTCCTCCACGAACGCGACAATATCCGACCAGGACCTGCCACCATCCCGCATATCCTGCAGCAGTGCCACCTGATCTGGCTGCCATTGCACCGCTCTCGAAGGACTACACAGCGCCGCAGTAACATCCGGCCACGTCGACCCACCTTCACGCATGTCCCGAATCAACTCAACATGCTCTTTAGGCTTCCCTCGCAGCGCATCTCTCAATGTAGTCTCCGCCTGTACTTTCCGCTCCTGCTCTCTTCTCCTCAGGCTCGCAAACGACCCATCATCGTTGCCAGTTCTCCTCGCCTGAGAGATTGTGTCTGCTGCACCATAGAAGCCAGTGTCCCTCGCCAGATTCTCTGCCTCTTTCGCCGCATTGCCAACTGTCTCTTCTGCTTTGCGCTTCACTGTTTCCGCTCCTCTTCGTGCCTCCTCTTGCGCTTGTCCCTGCTGCCAGCTCGGCGCATCCTCGTTGAAGCGCTTCGCAAGCTCGATCGCAGCTCCAACGGTCACTGTCACGCGATCTGTCTGGCTTTTGACGGCCTTCGCGAGAGAAGAAGTGCGGGTATACAGCTCCCATTGCTCGCGGCGAATGGCAAAATGTGATTTGGCTACATGTCGTCCGGCAGTGACGATTTTGGCCGCGTCCAGCAGACGTTTGCCGGCCATCGACTAGAACGTTGCAGGAATGGTCACGGCTCTATGGCCAATGTCGATTGCTACCGCATGTTCTACGAACGTTGTCAATGCATGTGTTTAAGAAGAGCGTCATTGACGATGTGCAATGTTGAAACATGACTAAGCACGAATCCAGACGACAGTTTTGGGTTCGGTCTCGTCGACGACCATGGTCAAATATGTACTGAGTATTGGCTGAGGATCGGTCTGCAAGCCACGAATAGTCGGCAACTTGTTCTTGGGAAGCTACGATCAACGACTACCTCCATCAAGAAGTCTAAGTGTCGATATGCAGCGCCTTTGCCACATTGGGTAACATCAGCGTAAGAACCACCATCGCCAGGAACCTTGCCAGCAATGCATCACGACATCTACCTGTCGTCTTCTGCTCCGGTCCTGATAGGCATCTTGCTCGGCTCTCAGCTCTCTGACCATCATCTCATCGTCCAGGCTGGCCATTCCTGGGGCGCGCTGCTCGGCCGACTTTCGAATTCTGCTTTTGGTCCAGGGCAACAACATTCGTCCCGTCATTGTTCGCGGCTTGGCGAAGAGCAGGAGGCATTGGCAGAGTGCCTCAACTCGCGAGCCTGTGCTGCGGCCACGGCAGTGAACGTCCAGATTACTCTCGATGCAGACAGACCTCATACAGCGACAGTCTCGCCAACATGGCATAGCCCGCAGCTGCCTTTCTTCGTATCCACTTCTTCACCATCACCTTCAACCCCACCACCAGCCCACATCCCCTCCTTTTGAGCAGTTTCGCGCCATCTTCGAGGTGGATCCGTGACAGGCTCAAAAGTGCCACTGAGCCCACCTCTGACTGTCCCATAGTGCATACCAATGCTTAGCTTCGACCTCACAGCCTTGTGAATCTCAAGAGTCTGCTCTGGGTGTGCATGTATCGCACTCATGAACTCGGGAGGACTGAACAAGCCAATTGGGAGCATTGCGAGATCGAATGGTCCAAGAGTCTGGCCGATCTGCTCGAAAGCAGGACATGCACTATCAGCTTTGAGTGATTTGTAGGCGGTGTCGCCTGCGAAGTAGAGTGATTTTGGTGATGATGTTGTGGTCTCTGGAGTCTTGATAACGTAGGAACACCAAAGCGCGTGACCATGATCCCAAAGCGTTCTGCCGGAGAAGTGTTGTGCTGGCGTACAGGTCAGTTCGACCGAACCGACGCCATCAATGCCAAACCGTCGGCTCTCCCACCAGTCCAGCTCCGTCACCTCGTCTGCGGTGCAGCCAACGGTTTGCAGGTACCAGTCTTTGCTATTGAGTCCAGCAACGAAGTGCACCTTGCCTTTCAGCTTCTGATACAGTGGTGTGACCGTGTGAATGTCTAAGTGGTCATAGTGATTATGGCTGATGCAGATGATGTCCACGTCCGGCAGTTCCTCAATCTTACATGGTGGAGGGGTGTATCGCTTGGGCCCAGCAAAGCTAATAGGACTCGTACGTTCGCTGAACACGGCATCAAACAAAATCCTCACTCCTCTCTCGCAGCCATGTGCAGCTGGTGTCTCGACCAGGAAGCCGGCGTGACCAAGCCATGTTGCTCGCAGTTTATCTTTCTGTTCAAAGCCCCATGTTGGCCTGACAACCTTGACCAGCTGATCTGAACGAGTACCATTCGGACCTTCAGGAACGGGTACGAAGTCCTTCTCGGGATGGCTGCCAAACTTCAATTTGAAGCCAGCGAACCTTTCGTTCTCTTGGAAAGATGGCCAAGGATTCTTGAATCCCGTCCCTGGAGGTGATACATGGTGAGCCCTTGCTGTGGTTGGATCTGGAGTACGGCTTGGCAATTCTGTAACTTTTACTGTCGATATGGTAGCCATGCTGTAGGCTCTGTAATATGTTGTCGATCTCGGCGATCTAGGCAAACGACCGATACATCGCCTTAATAGCACTGACATGTCCGGACTTAGCGGTTCATGATGCAACTGTCGGAGTTGAAATACTCCGATTGCGAAGCTAGTGCATCACTAGGCGGTACCTTTCGAGATGTGTATGCGAGCTGTGAATGAAGCATCAAAGGAATCAGCTTGGGGACTAGACTGGAATGTTGGTGAATGTTGCGACACGATCGAACGGAAGTGATGGCCAACAAAGGCAAGGACATGGATCGGAAGCATCTCCGCTCTGCCAGCGCCAATCGGATCACATGTGTTGTCTCCGAGCATGACATCGCCACCAGCAACACCTTGAGCTTCGATCTTACTTCCTCTTCCTGCCGTAGTCCTTCGAGTCTACAGTATACAGCACAACATGGCCGACACAGAGCGGCCAAAGACGCCGCCGAGGCCAGCAACCACCGCGA
Above is a window of Fulvia fulva chromosome 6, complete sequence DNA encoding:
- a CDS encoding Glutathione S-transferase kappa 1 gives rise to the protein MPTSSFSSRTQNLHRNIQLRNLITSQATMGEGGHIHVYLDCNSPWSYMAYTKLRQSRPALLQHGVTIEMHPIFLGGVNVGSGNKPPWTLPAKAKLGNYELPRGMKYFGTETLSAPSFFPIMSLLPMRCMLYAKENYPYEQYEDAFGDLWRFLWIEHKDVSKPEVLAECLGKHFKKEDVEKIVKSGTDPKYKKMLVDETAMLVEKGAYGAPWFLVKNKQGVEEPFFGSDRFHFIYQFLGIPFQDIKVLPPSSASKL
- a CDS encoding Metal-dependent hydrolase lscR, translated to MATISTVKVTELPSRTPDPTTARAHHVSPPGTGFKNPWPSFQENERFAGFKLKFGSHPEKDFVPVPEGPNGTRSDQLVKVVRPTWGFEQKDKLRATWLGHAGFLVETPAAHGCERGVRILFDAVFSERTSPISFAGPKRYTPPPCKIEELPDVDIICISHNHYDHLDIHTVTPLYQKLKGKVHFVAGLNSKDWYLQTVGCTADEVTELDWWESRRFGIDGVGSVELTCTPAQHFSGRTLWDHGHALWCSYVIKTPETTTSSPKSLYFAGDTAYKSLKADSACPAFEQIGQTLGPFDLAMLPIGLFSPPEFMSAIHAHPEQTLEIHKAVRSKLSIGMHYGTVRGGLSGTFEPVTDPPRRWRETAQKEGMWAGGGVEGDGEEVDTKKGSCGLCHVGETVAV